Proteins from one Oenanthe melanoleuca isolate GR-GAL-2019-014 chromosome 1, OMel1.0, whole genome shotgun sequence genomic window:
- the SAP18 gene encoding histone deacetylase complex subunit SAP18 produces MGGARRDIRERRGKMAVESRVTQEEIKKEPEKPIDREKTCPLLLRVFTTNNGRHHRMDEFSRGNVPSSELQIYTWMDATLKELTSLVKEVYPEARKKGTHFNFAIVFTDLKRPGYRVKEIGSTMSGRKGTDDSMTLQSQKFQIGDYLDIAITPPNRAPPPSSRMRPY; encoded by the exons ATGGGCGGTGCGCGGCGCGACATCCGGGAGCGGCGCGGCAAGATGGCGGTGGAGTCGCGGGTGACGCAGGAGGAGATCAAGAAGGAGCCGGAGAAGCCGATCGACCGCGAGAAG ACGTGCCCGCTGCTGCTTCGCGTCTTCACTACCAACAATGGGCGGCACCACCGCATGGACGAGTTCTCCCGCGGCAACGTGCCTTCCAGCGAGCTGCAGATCTACACCTG GATGGATGCAACTCTGAAAGAGCTGACCAGCTTAGTGAAAGAAGTTTACCCAGAAGCACGGAAGAAGGGCACACATTTCAACTTCGCAATTGTTTTTACAGATCTCAAGAGGCCTGGCTATAG GGTGAAGGAGATTGGCAGCACCATGTCGGGCAGGAAGGGCACAGATGACTCCATGACACTGCAGTCTCAGAAATTCCAGATAGGAGACTACTTGGATATAGCAATTACTCCTCCAAATCGTGCACCACCCCCATCAAGCCGCATGAGACCTTACTAA